TTATGGTCCTCCCACTCACTCTCCCGACTAGTCCCGTGAAGAGTCGACGCAGATCGGATCACGGCCGTCCGATTAAGGAAGAGGACGAACGCGGGCCGTCCGATCCTGTTTGGCTGTGGGGGTTGATGTGGCGGTGCGTACATATTGGTGCCTTGCCATCGGATACTTGCGACGACACTGAGGGGATAGAGGGCCTGTGCAGCCCTGAGTCCCTGACACGAGGAAGCTTGTATGCACCTTCCTCGTTTCCCGCCTTGATATGGCCGCGTACTTACCACCCCGGACTTGTACGAAATTACGGGGGCGACCAAGGGATTTTTAATTAAGTCGGATGCCCAAATTGGGTTACTTATGGCATTTAATAaatctttaataaaattataaatcccCACTTTTCAGTTTGATTTGTTTCCacagtttcgtactttctcattctAATAccctatataatttaaagtgtatcatttttGCGCCacgtaattttattattatttttgttattttctttttttatttttttgttaaatcagtgacaaaattaaaattaaaggtattaaagtgaatattccaTAAACTAATATGGGTTATCTAAAactttttgtatatgatttaacgaaaaggcTGCGGAGGGGCCggcgaaaagagaaaattgaaaccacggttcacagagtattaaattgatacattttaaatcacaggatattaaaagtgagaaagtgcgaaaccataggagtagtatttgaagtttacccttttggttagtagaattttgaaattaaaaagttaatcaGATAGTGATACTGATCAAATATTATATCTGTGAATTAAGGATTTAATACATGCTtagtagtaaaaaaattttacttttgtcCGCGGCCATTTTTAATTAACAAGAtgctaagggtgcgtttggttcgcattatgaaagattactaggaataaaagatatccgagaatcttattcctattcatcctattactaagaatgtggaattcctgtgtttggttcgcacggtaatattaattagccatattatttaatattacaaaaaatatacaattaattaatttatttatttaattaattttagataatgttaccaatagtttcaacatctttttagaaaaaaaggagatgagtataagttagagagagagagcataattaaaaaaatagaaagaaaaatatagtcgaaattagagggagtgagagagttgaaattttagaaagagagagagagagaaagcttagtttagagagagaaaaaaaagttgaattttagagagaaaaataagtttagagagagatataaggttagagtataaagaaaaataatatcaattagccagcgggtaggaagaaagaaagatattagacatattatgattacttaaatccattaatatgaggatatccaccctccctcaagggaatgagattagtactttgggatgaatcttattcccaagtgaatccaatattaccaattGGATTACTTAGTAcgtttagccaaataccgtcatatttttttattcccattggattactaggaatctttaaaagatagtgcgaaccaaacgcaccctaaaagttATGCTAAGAGTGAAATTTTTGAAACAAGATTCTGACATTCTAAACACAAACATCCCGTTTCAAACTTTTTATTcatcgaataaaaaaaaaacctattagTAAAACGGGTAAAATATTGTTAACAACTGTAGTgatcaaattattatatatatatatatatagagagagagagagagagagagagttgagctggaatgctatcggtagcaaacgggctccattgccacccatttattttcaatgatggagctttcaaatcgacgatcggcaccgttgaacatgatctatatcacttgaagtatctagaaatcaaatttcaaatcttttcgatatcatttacctaatgatcaaaggatttcaaaattagtaattttaatggttgatatgagggtttttctcgtttaacggtgtaaagctatccaaatcaattgaattttgattagaaaattctttaaactatttagaataagatctatactctcgatcataattacaaaatttctatcatcactttttagataatattcattttcagccattcatttttacgcccacttgatggacaagaaaacaatatcgaaaaagtatgaaatttgatttctaggacACTTCAAGTGTATAAGATCATTTCAACGGtgcgatcgtcaatttggaggctccattcatcgaaaacaaaacggatggcaacggagccgtttgctaccgatagtattccagctcaactctctcatctctctctctctctctctctctctctctatatatataatatattatatatatatatatactttattgaACAGTATAACAGCCAACAAGTTGAAACAGGCGGTTCattgttatataaaataaacttttCGGTTGAATCATAATAATTAGAACTATAAGAAAAGAGTAATTTAATCATGTTTTGGGAGGAAATACAGGCATTTTGAGAAAATTTTGGAGTTAGAAAAGGATAAAGCTGGAATAAAGTAATCGTATCTACGTACAAAGGAGAAACGTGTTAATATAGGGGAGCTTGTAAgtgtattattttattcctttggCTGTTTGCTTCAGTTAGTTGGCTGTTGCTCGCTGTACAATCACTCAGCCTTTTCAGCAAATGAGTACTTTACACGTTGCTACATTTAGGGTGATGATCTCACAGCACGTACCATCACGCCTTTCCAGCCGTCCGATTATGTAGCCCCCCGTGTGATGCAATGCACGTAACTCTTCGGATTAGATTAAGATTAGAAGATTTTGATTATTCATACAAGTAAAATAACGGTACTCTGCACGAGAAAGGATTTGGTGACTTAGATGcgagagtgttttttttttttttttcaagaaaaaaaaaaagctaaaaatgtAGAGAGGTTTCCTCACCTATAGGCTGTTCTGAAATGCCCcctgaattttaagtttttttttaaaaaaattagcactTCATCAACTTTCagtttattatataataaaattgaataatctttataaactgaattaaaaaattattgaattaaatataataattttgattattatttaGCGAATAAAATTTGAACAATCAACAATAAACATtcataacttttaattttaaaaaataattttaactaattacaaaagtaaaaagaaaaaaattcaaaattcaaaaaatatcaattaaagaaaaggaataatTCCCGCGTGGCACAATTTTGTTCTTTTCCCTTTCAAATTAACTCTCAGTTTGCGCCGCTATTCTCTATCAAATTCTTTAATCAAATAATATACTCCGACTAAACTAGTATTTCAGATTTCACGGTTACAATAATATTTCCAGCGGTTTTATAtcgtacaaaataattaatcattttCGGCTTCAAGTTCCCATACCTCTTAACTTGTGTGAGGCATTACCGCCTGCATGAAAGGGGCCgagttggggggggggggggggcattTCATcgagaaaaggaagagaaaaagagagggtttGGGCGTGGCCCAACTCGGCCCTCTATAAATGGGGGCCCGATAAGTATCACTCACAATacaaaaagacaaaataataataataataataataataatgagcaGTTTCTCAGCAGTATTGACAAAGGAACCACCCATACAAATCGTCTACAGGAACTCGAGGAAACCAAAGCTTAATGGCATTTTAAGAAGTTAGGTCTCAATAGGTTGAAGGTTGAATACACAACAGAAGACATTTTGAGCCGGAGAATCAGGTACGTACCTACTTAGGTTTGTCTGTTAAGGCGACGAGGGACCTCAAGATGCCAGAAGACATTTTAAGCCGGAGAATCAGATACCTACTTAGGTTTGTCTGTTAAGGCGACGAGGGACCTCAAGATGCTAGGACTTACTCTATCGGCAAGGGCTCCTCTTTCCGAGATTGAGAACGACTTTTCCTTCACATAACTCTGTAGTTTCTTCGTGTCGTAGTCCAGTCGTTCTTGGTCTACGTCATAAAAGAgtatataactatagtagcatCATAAAAAATGTTATTCGGTAAGATGATGCTTTTAAAGTTCAAACGAAAGAGAGAGACAACCCACAATCAAAATGTTAATTGACTCgagtaaataataaaagaagaaaactgATAATAAATGTATGTATGAACAGGGAAGCAAGTACCTTTCTCTAATATGGTATGTGCAGCATGAAACGGCACGCGGATAAAAATATCAGACCCGGGAAACATCATCCATGTATTCTCCGTTGAATCATAATCTCCACATGTTGGACATATCTCCTGCACCAAAGCCTTTGATTTGGTTCCCTCAATTCCTTTCATTATTGCCTCAAAAGGGGATGGGACACTGCTTTTAGTTGTTCGAGCATTCTTCCTTAGAGCAGTTAATGCTTCCCGGTTACTGTTTCTCAGCCTATCATTTTCGACCAACTGTTTTATCCcaacaaaatcaaataaaattagacATATTTAGGACCAAGTCTAACATGGATAAGCGGAATATGGGAACTTCTTTAACCTGATGCTTTGCCAAAAGAAGTTCTTCCGCTTCGGTTTCAATCTCAACTAGAGTTTGCTGGAGTTGCTGCATACCTGGATCCATTGTGACACTACAGATATGCGTATTTATTAAGTATTGTAGTTTTCCTCAAGAATTATTATTACTTATCATTTGCTAAATGTTAAGCATGAAGGAAAACAATATAGTAAAGATGACAACCGTAATAACAACACTTCAGCAACagtttttaagaaataaactcaAAATCCAATTAATGCTGAATATTTTCAATGCAAATTAGAGGTAAGAAATAAGCCCAAAATAACATCTAAATAGCAAAATGTTTAGATAGAACTAGCTATTAAGTAATTCCATTAGCTAGAATTAGGATTCAAAAGTCAGATTTCCCAGATCTTGGTGCAGGAAACTGCTTCGAATCTCAAGGGAAAACAGTGTTGTTAGATCTTAACTTTGTGCCATTTGAGAAAGATGACAACATCGCATATATACTTTTTCACGAGAAGCATAAAGATGTAGACTCGTGGCAATGTTACGAGATGTCTGCAGTAAATTGCAAAAATGGAATTGCCTGAGTGGTACGTAACGACAATAAAGGAAAAGGTGAAACAGTTATTCTGATAACTGCAGCAATTTTCAACAGTAGCGGTaaataaaagagaaggaaagaagaggaagagaatggTGAAAATGcaagataaaataattaagtcaaaaaagggagaaagaagTTGAATGTTAAAAGAGGAAGAACTGGATCGCCTCTTTCCAAAGTTTTGCTTTTTTCGCATTTAAAAAAATGCAAGGATGATCAAACTCAATTGTAAACCCATTAAATGCCTTTGGAAAGTTTTGCTGAAGAATCATGATGCAGTGGAGAAGAAGGTGTATCACTTTAGCATCCAATCTGTTAAATCTGAGCCTATATTCAGTGTCCTCATTCACTGATCC
This genomic window from Ananas comosus cultivar F153 linkage group 3, ASM154086v1, whole genome shotgun sequence contains:
- the LOC109708307 gene encoding uncharacterized protein LOC109708307, with amino-acid sequence MDPGMQQLQQTLVEIETEAEELLLAKHQLVENDRLRNSNREALTALRKNARTTKSSVPSPFEAIMKGIEGTKSKALVQEICPTCGDYDSTENTWMMFPGSDIFIRVPFHAAHTILEKDQERLDYDTKKLQSYVKEKSFSISERGALADRVSPSILRSLVALTDKPK